The following is a genomic window from Nitrospira sp..
TTCGACCCCTTCGAACTCCGCGCCCAGAATATCGTAAAAATAGATCTTCGCCGCTCCCTGTTCATGGTCGTATCCGGCGAACACAGGCACCACGGCACCGGTCCCGGCCAGCGCCGCCGCCACATTCTCCTTGAGCAATTTTGAAACGGCACGCAGCTTTCCCTCGAAACTCAGCTCCTGCAATTGCGTGCGGCGGTAATACTTGAAGGAATGTTCGAGCACCCGCACCATTTCATAGGCGGTGGCCGGCACCCCCGCAATGGCCATGACGCTGTGCCGATCGATCTCCAATACCTTGTCGGTCCGGTCGTACATCACCATGTTGCCCGCCGTCGCACGGCGATCGCCTGCGACCAGCACTCCGCCGCGATACTTCAGCGCCAGAATCGTCGTGGCGGTCGGAATCTCCATCCCGGTCGAAGCGGCGACAGGATTGCCGAACTGATACCCCTGCTCCTTCAAAAGCTGAAAAAAGTCCCCTTGCATCCCCATTACTTCACCTAGTTCTGAGTTAGACGTTCTGAGTGCTGAGTTGTGAGTCACGCCTCGTCCCGAGTCCGGATTCATCCACTCAGAACTCATCACTCAAAACTCAAAACTCTTTTCCCTACTCCCCTGTCCGCTGCCGGTACCGTTCCGCCTGTTTGGGATCGACCTTCCGCATCCGCTTCAACAAATTGTCCCTATCGGGAGAGCCGGTGTCAGGTCGTCGAGGCCCTCCACCTTCCTCCGACGGGCCAAGCGGCTTCGGCATGGGATCGCCAGGTCCTTCACGACGTTCCGGCATCATCATATATCGCATCGTCAGGTATCCTTTCGTCTCTTCCACGCAATCAGGGCATCGGCGGGGGAAGCCGCCGCCTCAAACAATGACGCACAGGCCTTCACCGCTTCCGGCTCAAAGAGATCGCCCATTTCAAGCGTCCTCCCCCGTAGCCCGCCCGTAAACTGTACCAGCTCCCACTGCATACCCGTGATCTGCTCCGAGAACCGTCTGACACACACCCCTCGCAACCCTCCCCTGGTATCCGACGGCCCGGCCGCCATGGCCTCCGCAATGTCACGCTCGGTCGTCATCCGCCAGGTCTTTCCCTCTGCCTCAAGCCCCAAAAAGAGCCCACGGTCCGGATTCATATTATGATATTCCAAATCCAAGCTGGTGAGCCACGGGTCGTCCCAGGCGAGATGCTCTTCCCTTACGAACGTCTCAAGGAGCCACTGTTTCGTCACCCAATCGAGCTTTCCGACCAATTGAGCCCGATCCTGGGCAAGCAGCCGAAGTGTATCCTGCCATTCACGCAGGATCCACTCCGTATCCGAGTCTCCGCCGCAGACTCGACTGGCGATATTCCAATACTCCGTTTGAATCGCGAGTCCGGATATCGACCGGCCGTCCTTGAGCCGCACCGTCGCCTTCAGATCCGGATCCCTGGAAAGTTGCTTGATTGCCGCAACCGGCTGCTCCAGCTCCAAGGCAGGCGCGGCCCCGCGTTGAAGGAGATCCAGCACCAGCCTGGTCGTACCGACCTTGAGCGCCGTCGCATATTCGCAGAGGTTAGCGTCACCGAGGATCAAATGCAGACGGCGGTACTTCGTCCGATCCGCATGGGGCTCATCCCGCGTATTCAGAATCGGTCGATTGTGCATCGTATCGACGCCCAACTCGCTTTCCATGAAGTCGGCTCGCTGCGAGAGTTGATACGCTCCCGGCACGAAACCGGACTCCTGCGCTTCCATCCCGACCTTCCCCGCTCCGGCCAGCACCTGCCGGCTCACGAGAAACGGTAACAGACCTCCCACCAGTCGAGGAAACGGCAGGGAGCGTGAGACGAGGTAGTTGTCGTGACAGCCGTAGCTATGGCCGTGGAAATCGGTGTTGTTTTTATAGAGCTGCACGTAGGCGCCGCCGAGCCGTTGATTCCGGCGGTCGGCCGCCCGCTGCACGATACGCTCCCCCGCCCGATCTTGCGCCAGGAGATCCTTGATGGTGCGGCATTCAGGCGTGGAATATTCGGGATGGGTATGGTCGTTATAGAACCGCGCGCCGTTCGGGAGAATCAAGTCGCTTTTCATCTCGTGGAACGAGTAGGGCCGATGCGCATCGACCTTGGCGAACTCATCCTCCTCCTTGTCCTGCTGCAGGCCGGAAACTCGGAACCCACGGGCATCTTCATGCGGATCCTCGCCGCCGTAGTCCCACCGACGTTCGAAATGGCCGGTCAAGTGCGCACGCACCAACTCCATCGACTCCTCGACCGGATCTACCGTCTCAAGGTCTTCCCTGGTGATGCCGTATTCGGTTTCGATGCCGAACAGATGCATGTCTGATTGATCCATCGACCAGTGATTCAGCGACTGAATGACGCACTGTCGCCGCTCAAATGATTTGGTTCACCAACCGCTCTTCCGTCGGCCGTCCACGGCGGAACGACGAGACCCCGACCACCTGTTCGGGATGATGATCCAACAACTTCAGCCATTCTTCCGCCGCATCATCCGGGGGCAACATCTCACCTTCCCGGTACTCCTCCTGCACCGCATCGAGCAGATCCTGAATACGTAGGCCGCCGTCGGAAGGTACGCCGGTCTGCGCGATCGCCCGTTCCACCGCCTTTTCCTTCGCCCGCTGCACAATGGAAGAGAGAATCGCCCCGCTCACGAGGTCTCCGCGGTAGAGCACCTTCTGCTGCCCGTTCCGCAGGCGAATCGAGAGCACTCGGTTCTGGTCTGTTTTCGAAAACACACCGTCCACGACCTGCTCGATCACGACGCGACGGGCCGCTTCGTGGTCCTGTCCGTTGCGATCCAGCAACTCACGGTCGAGCGGCAGGGCCGGCGTCAGATACACGCCGAGAATCTCCTGGGCCGCCGTTCGGTTCGGGCGCGCAACCTTGATCTTCCGATCGATCCTACCGGGCCTGAGGACCGCAGGATCGATCAAGTCCGGCCGGTTGGACGCCAGGATGATCACCACATCCCGCAACGACTCGATCCCGTCCATTTCGGCACAAAACATCGGCACCAGCGTATTGTTGATGTTGAAGGATCGCATCGACCGCCTGGTACCCAACACGGACTCCGCTTCATCGATGAAGATAAACGGCAAGGCCCCCTCTCGACGTCTGGCGCGCGCCTTGGCAAAGAGGTCCCGGACGATCCGTTCCGACTCACCGAGCCACATGTTCAGAATCTCCGGCCCCTTGATGTGAAGAAACGCGCCGCCGCTCACCGGCGGATTCTTCGCGTGCCCCTCCGGAAAGGCCTCGCTCTTTGACTCACGCACCAGCCGCGCCAAGCCGGCCGCAGCCGCCTGCCCGATCAAGGTCTTGCCGCAACCAGGCGGGCCGTAGAGCAAGAAGCCCTTCGGCTGCGTAAACTGATATTTCGAAAAGGTCTCCGCATGGAGCAGGGGATATTCGATGGCCTTGCGGATCGCCTCGATCGCCTGGTGCTGGCCGCCGATCTGGTCCCAGGTCACGGTGGGAACCTCGTCGAGGAGATGCTGCTTGGCTTGGCGTCCTTCGAACTTCTCAATGGCGATCCGATGCGTCGGCTCAATGCGGACCTCGTCGCCGGCCTTGAGTTCGACCCCTTGTAAATCGCTGGACCGCTGCAGAATCAACGCTTGCCGCCCCATGTCCTGCTCGAAGCGAATGCGCCCATCCGACAACACCTCGGCCACCTTCAACACCGGCCCGTTGCGATCGTATCCGATGGCCTTGATCACCGAATAGGCCTCATTCACCAGAATCTGCGTGCCGATCTTGAGATCCTCTGCCACGAGGCGCGGATCGACATTGGCATAGTACTCCGCCCCACCGACGACGATGCGCGCGACACCCTCGGCCGGCACCTCCACCAACAGGCCGACCCGGTTGGCGGGCGCCGTCAACTTGGCCACCACGTCATTGAGTTTCTTGAATTCGACGTCGCGCCGATCCTGCAGAACCGACTGGGCCGTCACCACATGCCGCAGCTTGTAGAGCAGCTTCTGGCGCGGGTCGCCATCGGGAAAGGCGGCCAGGCATTCTTCGATCAGATCAAGCGGATCGGCCGTCGCCGACTCCTCACGTCGCGGCGCATGTTGCCCTCCCGGTTCAGACTGATCCGCTTTTCGATGGTCGCTCATATATTTTCCTCCGGCTGGTCCGTCTCCGGTCATCCTAACATACCGCACGACAATACCGCCGCCCTACATGCGCGCTCGGGATTCGGTCAATTGACCGCTTGCAAGGTCACCGACACCTGCAGCCTGCGGTTCCCGCGCAGATAGTCGATCGTGACCTGATCGCCAACCTTGTGCTGCTCCATCAGATCCATCAGGCCATCGATCGTCTCCACCCGCTTGCCGTTCACGCCGACGATGATATCGCCCAGCTCGATCCGCCCCCCCAAGGTTTCGCGCGCCCCCCGCAGACCGACCCGTTCGGCGGCGCTGCCTCGGCCGACCTTTCCGATAATGACTCCCTCCACACCCCAACGCCGCGCCATCGCATCCGGCACCAGCGAGATGCCCAGCCCAGGCCTGATCAGCTTCCCGTGCTTGATCAATTCCGGCACAATCCGACTGATCGTATCGACGGGAACCGCGAAGCCGATCCCGGCAAAGGCGCCGCTCGGGCTCACGATCTGGGTGTTCACCCCGATCAGGCGACCGGCGCTGTCCAACAGAGGCCCACCGGAATTGCCAGGGTTGATGGCGGCATCGGTCTGGACCACGCCTTCGATCGTCCGGTTGCTCATGGATTTGATGGTGCGACCGAGTGCGCTGACCACGCCGGTCGTGAGCGTATGGTCCAAACCGAACGGGTTGCCGATCGCCAGCACCTTTTGTCCGACCCGCAGCGATTGAGAGTTCCCGATCACCACTGGCTGGAGCGCTGTCTCGTGAACCTGAACCTGCAGCACGGCGAGGTCATGGTCCGGATCGACCCCGATGACCTTCGCTTTATAGTCGGTCCGATCCGCCAAGGTGACGGTGATGGCATCCGCGCCGTAAATGACATGGTAGTTGGTGACGATGTGTCCTTGCTTGTTCCACACGAATCCGGTCCCGGATCCCTGGGGCACTTCGAACACATTGAACGACCAGGGATCGCGTTGCATCGCCCGGTTGGCGATGAAGACCACCGACCGCGCCGCCCGTTCGAAGACGGCAATGGTTGCCTGTTCATCAGGACTCAACTCCGTCGCGGCGGCTGACTGTGCTGCAGGGAAACCGTTCGCGCCGTCGTAGGCCGAGAGCGGGGCCGACAGCCCACCGAGGGACAGCACCGCCGACAGGCAGCAACCCATGCCTCGTCCGCCGGAGCGCCGCACCATCGCAGGGGGCCGAGACATCCTATTCACCGATGACCTGTAGGACGAGTTCTCTGGTTCGTGCCCGCGTATCGAAATCCAACACGACGATCTGCTGCCAGGTCCCCAGTGTCATCACCCCATCGTTGAACGGAATCGTGAGCGACTGGCCCTGCAGTTGGCCCCGTAAGTGACTGTGGCCGTTGTCTTCTCCTCGATTGCGGGTGTTGTGCTGCCAGCGTGGATCGGCGGGAATCAGCCGCTCCCACAGCATCTTGGTATCGGCACGAATGCCCGGCTCGTCCTCGATGATCAAGACGGACGCGGTCGTGTGTTTGATGAAGAGCGTGCAAATCCCCGCTCGCAGCTGCGTCTCACCGAGCGCCTCCTGGACCTGCCCGGTGATATTCTCCACTTGGCAATCGCCCTGCATGGTCACTCGAATCGACCGACTCTTCACCGCCATGGACCTACCCCCGACCGGCTCGGCGTAAGAACGTGCGCTCTCGCTTGGACAGCGGACGGCCCTTCGCCTGCTCCAATAGCCTATCGAAACAGCCTTCCGCCGCCAGTTCGCGCAAGCTCTGCAGGACCGCGCGACTCACGATCCCTTCCCCTCGCAGCCCATCCAGATAGGTCAAGGCCTCCGACAGGTCTTCACGCCGCCGCACATAATAGTCACGCCCCCGTCGCTGATTGCTATAGGCTTCGAACTGTTCGCAGGCCACCAGGATTTCAGCCAGCTCTCGGACCCAAGGCTGCGTACCGTCCAGCTTCTCGGGGTAGTAGTAATACAACATGATCCGGCCCATCCAGGGCGACCAGGTGATCCCGAGGTCTCGCAACATCGGTTTCACGGCACGCAGCCGCCTAGCCAGCCGGCGAGCGTACCCCAGACGCATTTCCACCTGTTCGCAGGCCCAGCGATCCATCACGATCCCCGCTGTCTCCAGCGCGTCTTTGTAGAGAGTCACAAAGGCCTCGGTTTCGCGTCCGTACGGAGTCTCGGGGTGAATGGCCCTCCATTCACGAGGCCTGGTCGGAATGCCTTGTGCGCGCGCCCAGGACCAAATCTTGCCGAAGAGTCGCCGATCAAGGCCGGCACGACCCAGATCGTGCAAGATACAAGCAATTTGATATTGCTTCAGGCGCCTCGGACGATGCCCCAGCCGTTGCGCTACCGCCGCGCACATCCTGGCAGTCCGCAGCGCATGGGGGCCATCGTAGCCCCTGATGACTCGTTCGGCGCAACGGGGGTCCGGATAGTCGTAAAGCTGCAGCAGCTTGGAGGCCAACGCACGAGGCACCAGCAAGGGAACATACGGACGACGTGTACTCGACATGCAGATGTGGGGAGTCGGCGCGATGGTCTACCGAGGGGGCAGAATATCGCCCGTGAAAAGAACCTGTCAAGCAGCGCGGGCAGGCATGGAGAGGATTTCCTCGCACTGACGCCGGTGCTTTGTTATTCTGACACGAGATCCACAACGGGGAGGGAGCCATGGGGATGACGCGTTCCATACAGATGCTGGTAGGCAGCGCCTGTGCCTTGCTGGCGGAAGCCTACGCGCCCCTCCCGGTCGCCGCCGTGGACCAACTGGCTGATTTGAGCGGCAAGGCCGTTGCGGTCGTCACCTTGAGGGCCAGGGATAATTTTTCGAGTGAATACCGGTACGATGTGTCGGTCCGCAACAATTCCGGCGACCTCTTTGTCGCCGATTCCCTGATCATCGTGCTGGACCGTATCACCAATATCGCCGGAGAGGACCATGAGAACCTGACGAACGAACCCTTGTTGAGCAGGATGGAAATCCTCGGCCAGGACGGGACAACGGAGGACGGGAAGCCCTTCTTTCGCGTTCCGCTGGGAGCAGGCCCGGACCTCACGCCGCATAGTGAGAGCCTCCCGGCGACGGTCCGCATCCGTAACCGTGATTATGTCGCCGTCTTTACCCCTTCCTTTCGTGTGATGGGAGTGAAGCGCGATCCGCCCAAGCAAAAAAACGCTGTGTCCGCTTCCGCACAGCCTCCGAATAAAGCCTCTACGGACAAACTCATCCAACTGTTGATCAAGAAGGGCGTGATCACTCCCGAAGAAGGCCGTGCTCTCAGTCAACCATGAACGATCCCGCCTGCAAAGCCTGTAACGGCAACTGGCCCGCTCCGGACCATTTCATCGCCGACTGCGGGCTCACGCGAGCCTATCTCCACGAAGATCAATTCTTTCCCGGTTGGACGGTGCTGGTGCTGAAACGTCATGCCGTCGAACTGTTTCACCTCTCGCGCGACGAACGCACCACCCTCATCGAAGAAGTTTCCGCGGCGGCGGAAGCTCTCGCGGGGGAGTGCCGCGCGGTGAAGGTCAACTACGAATTGCTCGGCAATCAACTCCCCCATGTCCATTGGCACGTGATTCCTCGTCTTTCTCAAGACCCCGCTCCGCTCGAACCGGTGTGGAAAGTCCCGCATGCACCGACCAGGCTCGGGCCTGACGCTCTGGCTTCCATGATCGAGCGGCTCCGGAAAGTCTGGCCGGCTCACATGAGCCATCGGCAACTGAGCCCCTGAGCACGTCCCTCGTGAATCCTCCGAGCCAGCAGCCGTCGAACGCGCCGACCCCTCGCACCTTCATCCGTACCCTGATCCGGACCCTCCCCCTGCATGTCGCCGTGACGGTCACGGTCGTCGGAGGAGCCGCAGCCTGGTACGGCACCTCCGTCTCCGGTCACGGGATCTGGGCGACCCTCGGCGGCTGGTCCCTCACGGTTCTGTACGTCGTCATCGCGCTGATCGGCGGAACCATGGCAGGCGTACTGGACGCGGCCCAACGGATGGTGGAACGGTTGGAATTCAGCCTCCGTGAGTGGCTCCACATGTTGCCTAACATCGGAAGTGCCGCAGAACCGCAAGGACGGCCGATCCACACGATCCGGCAAGAGTACGAAAGTGCCTTAGATCAATTCGTCACTCAAACCGGCCGCAGACTCCGTCTCCCACGCTGGCTGGAAAGACTGCTCCGCTCCACGCTCAAGGGTGTCGTCGTCGATCGATTTATCGCCTCCTGTACCGAACGGGGGCTCATCCACGTCGCGCCCCAGGAATTCCGCAATTGGCTCCTCGCAGAAGGCGTGAGCCTGGGATTCATGTTGATCCACGACCAACTGTCCTGGTGGCGATACCTAACCCTGGGTCTCATGGGGCTGCTTGTCACGATTGTATTGGCCCTTCTCCTGTTCACCACCTGAGCGCGCCGACGATCCGCGCCGGAAACCACAGCATTCCGCAATCCACAGGACCATTCGAACTCGGCGCTCGTACTCCCATCAGAGCCCATGGAATTTCTTCTCCGTCTGTGTGTATATATGGAGATCTTTTTTAGCTGGAGGCCAGACGGCACCGATGTTCTTGCAACGCGCCACCGCAGCAGGGTGGCTTTTGATCATGACAGCGACAGTGCTCTTCCACCCTTCTTCGGCCGGCGCGCAAGAAGAGCCGTCCGCAAGCCCGGCACCGGAAACCGCTCACGAAGCACCGCCCGCTACTGAGCCGCCGGTTTCCCAGCCTGCGCCGCCGCCGGCAGCGCCTTCGTCACCTCCTGCACCGGCCGCCGCGGCCGTACCGGAAGCCGTTCGAGAGGAACCGCTTCCCATCGAGCCTTCCACTCCACCGCAACCGGCACCGGCACCGCTCAGCCTATTGGACACCCTCACTCAGGTGCGACAAGCCCTGCACGTCGAACCGGACGCACAGGAACCGCGCCTCACGTTGGGCAGGACCCTGTTTCAACTGGGCGATACCGACGGAGCGATCGACGAATACCGGACCGCCCTGCGGTTTCATCCTACCGTCGCGCAGGCGCATATGGACCTCGGCACCGCCCTCATGGCCAAACAGGATTGGCGCGCCGCCATGACGGAGTTGCAAGAGGCCGTCCGTTTGGATCCTACCCTGGTACAGGCCCACTACAGCATGGGCACGATTCACTACACCCGCGGTAATGTGCAACAGGCCATCAAGGCTTATCAGGAAGCGCTGCGGTTGAAGCCGGACTTTGCAGAAGCCCATTATCGCCTGGGCCTGGTCTTCAAGGTCGCGGCAAAAGAAAAGGAAGCGGCGCAGGAACTCGAAACGGCGGCGCTGGCGGGCCTGGCCAAGGCTCAATATTTTCTCGGCAACACCTATCGCTCGGGACAAGGCACGGAGAAGAGTCAGGTGATGGCCGTCACCTGGTGGTCGCGTGCCTTCGAACAGGGCTTGCCGGAAGCGGCACAGGCCCTGACGCAACTGAGGCGGCTGGCGGTCGTCAAGGGCACCCTGCAGACGAAACAGTCCAAGGCGGCGGCGGAGGCCTTCAAGGAATATTGCGATCAACTCTGGCTGGACTTCCCGGATCTCGACCGGGATCAAACCACGGAGACCGTCGGTACCACCTTGTTGAAGAAGGGACGCACGGCCGAAGCCCTGCCCGTGCTCTTACGGGAGGCCTATGCCTTGAATGAAACCTCCCACGCTGCACTCGTCCAACTGTATGAACAGGGCCTCGACGGCCAACTTCCTCCCCATGGTCAATGGATCATGAGTTACCTGGAGTCCACGGCCGCCGATGGAGCCGTGCATTCCCGCACGGCACTGGCCCGTATCTACGCCAAGGGGCTCGGTCTGGCGCCGGACCTCGCCAGGGCGAAGGGTTATTTGAAAGGATTGCCGCGTGACGAAGTGAAGCAGATCCTCGACGAGGTCGCAGCCGAGCCTCCCAAACCGTAAGCACCGCACCCATGCCTATCGCCGTTCGCTTGTTCGTCAGGGCTGTCTGGCTACAAGCCCTGGCCATGGCCGTCGTCGCCACCCTGTTCGCGGAGTTGCTCTGGTCACCGGCCCCCCGCACCTATACGGCTCTCGAATGGGCTCCCTATGACGGCTGGGTACGGCTCCGCCACCAACTTGCTCCTCATCCGAATCTCCTCCTCATCGTCAGAGATCGCGACAGCGAACAACAGTTCGGTGCCGGTCCTTGGGACCGCCGTATCCCGGCGCAGCTGATCACTGCGCTGCATGACGCAGGGGCTGCGGCAGTCGGGATGGACATTCCCCTCGACCTGCCGAGTCCGCCCAACCTGGGCGGCGCAGTCAGTGACGCACTGCTGATGGAAGCGGTGAAGTCGGCCGGAACCGTGGCCTATCCCGCATTCTTGCCGGCCGCTCTCGAACAAGAACCCGGTGTGTCGGTTCTTCCATCGAACCGGCTCACATCCGGCAGGAGCGCGATTCAACCGACACTCGACGGCGACCGTATCGTACGCCGTGCCGTTCTCTACCACGACAGCGGATCGGGTGAACTCCCCTCCCTGGGTTTCAGCCTGGCCGTCGCTTTTTGGCACATTCCGCTTGATCGGGTGGAACGACAATCCGGTCGCGTGATGCTGCGAAACGTCCGCCTGCCTGACGAAGAGACCGCCGACCTGACCATCCCGCTCGATCATCAGGGCCGACTGCTCATCAACGTCACCGACTCTCACCTGCCCGGAGCTTTCTCGACGACGACGTTTCTGGAACTCTCTCGCATGATCGATCAGAAAGACGACGACAGGCTGAACGGGCTGGTCAAGGGAAAAGTGGTGATGCTGCTCTCACAGCCCGATCCCCAGCCGGAGAGAACCCTCCCGTCCGGTGATGCGACGTCGGATCTGCTCCTTCAGATGCATCTGCTCCGGACTTTGCTCACACAAGATTGGATCAGAGACCTCTCCCCGCCTCAGCGCCTGGCCGTGACCTTCGCCCTCTGCCTCTGCGTGGCATGGATGGTACTCCGATGGGCGGATTGGAAGGGGCTGCTGTTGGGAACGGGAAGCCTTCTGCTGTACCTCGCCTCAAGCTGGGTCCTGCTTGTTACGGCCCATTGGGTGCTACCGTTCATCGTCCCCGTGACCGCCGCCGTGATCGTTCTGATTGCAACAGGCCTGCTCGGACAGGTCGTCGCCGTCAGGCGAATTGCCCTGCTCGAACAGGACATGCTGCGAATCCAGCAGGACCTCGTGGCGGTCCGTGAAGCGCTCGTGTACCGGGAAACCGCCGTGGAAACCTTGGAAGAAGATTTAGAAGCCGCCTCGACAAAGCTCGCAGCAGACTTACAGCAGCAAATCGCCGAGGCACAGGCCCAAGAAGCGGCGACGCGCCGGCGGATGGAGGAACTCGAAGGGCACCTCCACAGCCTGCAGGCCGCCACGATCCGTTCCGAGGTACTCGGGAATGTCGAACAGGAGGCACTCCGTCGAGAATGTGCGCAACTGGGCATCGTCACCGGAACTTCCTCCATTCTGGCGATGTTTCGTGATCTCAAGAAAGGTGCTGGCTCCACCGTGACGGTGTTGATCACCGGCGAGCCGGGAACGGGCAAGGAGCTGTTTGCACGCGCGGTGCATCGCCTGAGCCCGAGAGCAGCCAAACCTTTCATCACGGTGAACATGGCGGCCATCTCGCCGGAACTCTTCGAAAGCGAACTGTTCGGCCATGTCCGCGGCAGCTTCACCGGTGCGTTCACCGATCGAAAAGGGTATTTCGAGCTGGCCCATAATGGGACCATCTTCCTGGACGAGATCGGCGATCTGCGTCTCGACCATCAAAGCAAGCTGTTGCGCGTGCTGCAGGACCGGACGTTCTACCCTGTCGGCGCCACCACTCCCACCACCGTCGATGTCCGGATCGTGGCCGCCACTCATAAGGATCTGCAGCGTGGTGTCTCGGAAGGCTGGTTCCGTGAAGACCTGTATTTTCGATTGAAGGGGCTTGTCCTACACCTGCCGCCGCTACGGGATCGTCCTGAGGACATTCCGCAGCTCACAGCGGCTTGTTTGCAGGAGGCCTCCCAGCAGGCCCATCAAGAAAAAGTGCAGCTCTCGGAAGAAGCGCTGGCGACGCTCATGCAGCAGCCCTGGAAGGGAAATGTGCGGGAACTCCGTCACTGCCTCGAACAGGCGATCGCACTCCGTGAAGGACCGATCATCATGGCTGCCGATCTCCGCCTCTCGAGCTGGCCGGCTCTTGCCGTCGCATCGACGAGGGCGGAACCGCTCTTGCCGGACCCAGCCGGCGATGTCGCGGTATTGACTCACCTACGTCGGAACCGATTCGACATGCAGGCGACGGCGAAAACACTGGG
Proteins encoded in this region:
- a CDS encoding Proteasome subunit beta, bacterial, which codes for MGMQGDFFQLLKEQGYQFGNPVAASTGMEIPTATTILALKYRGGVLVAGDRRATAGNMVMYDRTDKVLEIDRHSVMAIAGVPATAYEMVRVLEHSFKYYRRTQLQELSFEGKLRAVSKLLKENVAAALAGTGAVVPVFAGYDHEQGAAKIYFYDILGAEFEGVEYAVSGSGSPTIRGILHYVNTWGPQPLATLPEEQATVQALRLLASAAEFDSATGGVNRELNLYPVVKLITEAGVQTVADTTLKQLYEAEVARMVQR
- a CDS encoding proteasome accessory factor PafA2 family protein, giving the protein MHLFGIETEYGITREDLETVDPVEESMELVRAHLTGHFERRWDYGGEDPHEDARGFRVSGLQQDKEEDEFAKVDAHRPYSFHEMKSDLILPNGARFYNDHTHPEYSTPECRTIKDLLAQDRAGERIVQRAADRRNQRLGGAYVQLYKNNTDFHGHSYGCHDNYLVSRSLPFPRLVGGLLPFLVSRQVLAGAGKVGMEAQESGFVPGAYQLSQRADFMESELGVDTMHNRPILNTRDEPHADRTKYRRLHLILGDANLCEYATALKVGTTRLVLDLLQRGAAPALELEQPVAAIKQLSRDPDLKATVRLKDGRSISGLAIQTEYWNIASRVCGGDSDTEWILREWQDTLRLLAQDRAQLVGKLDWVTKQWLLETFVREEHLAWDDPWLTSLDLEYHNMNPDRGLFLGLEAEGKTWRMTTERDIAEAMAAGPSDTRGGLRGVCVRRFSEQITGMQWELVQFTGGLRGRTLEMGDLFEPEAVKACASLFEAAASPADALIAWKRRKDT
- a CDS encoding Bacterial proteasome-activating AAA-ATPase (PAN), yielding MSDHRKADQSEPGGQHAPRREESATADPLDLIEECLAAFPDGDPRQKLLYKLRHVVTAQSVLQDRRDVEFKKLNDVVAKLTAPANRVGLLVEVPAEGVARIVVGGAEYYANVDPRLVAEDLKIGTQILVNEAYSVIKAIGYDRNGPVLKVAEVLSDGRIRFEQDMGRQALILQRSSDLQGVELKAGDEVRIEPTHRIAIEKFEGRQAKQHLLDEVPTVTWDQIGGQHQAIEAIRKAIEYPLLHAETFSKYQFTQPKGFLLYGPPGCGKTLIGQAAAAGLARLVRESKSEAFPEGHAKNPPVSGGAFLHIKGPEILNMWLGESERIVRDLFAKARARRREGALPFIFIDEAESVLGTRRSMRSFNINNTLVPMFCAEMDGIESLRDVVIILASNRPDLIDPAVLRPGRIDRKIKVARPNRTAAQEILGVYLTPALPLDRELLDRNGQDHEAARRVVIEQVVDGVFSKTDQNRVLSIRLRNGQQKVLYRGDLVSGAILSSIVQRAKEKAVERAIAQTGVPSDGGLRIQDLLDAVQEEYREGEMLPPDDAAEEWLKLLDHHPEQVVGVSSFRRGRPTEERLVNQII
- a CDS encoding HtrA protease/chaperone protein, producing MGCCLSAVLSLGGLSAPLSAYDGANGFPAAQSAAATELSPDEQATIAVFERAARSVVFIANRAMQRDPWSFNVFEVPQGSGTGFVWNKQGHIVTNYHVIYGADAITVTLADRTDYKAKVIGVDPDHDLAVLQVQVHETALQPVVIGNSQSLRVGQKVLAIGNPFGLDHTLTTGVVSALGRTIKSMSNRTIEGVVQTDAAINPGNSGGPLLDSAGRLIGVNTQIVSPSGAFAGIGFAVPVDTISRIVPELIKHGKLIRPGLGISLVPDAMARRWGVEGVIIGKVGRGSAAERVGLRGARETLGGRIELGDIIVGVNGKRVETIDGLMDLMEQHKVGDQVTIDYLRGNRRLQVSVTLQAVN
- a CDS encoding HIT family protein, which translates into the protein MNDPACKACNGNWPAPDHFIADCGLTRAYLHEDQFFPGWTVLVLKRHAVELFHLSRDERTTLIEEVSAAAEALAGECRAVKVNYELLGNQLPHVHWHVIPRLSQDPAPLEPVWKVPHAPTRLGPDALASMIERLRKVWPAHMSHRQLSP
- a CDS encoding sigma-54 dependent DNA-binding response regulator, with the translated sequence MPIAVRLFVRAVWLQALAMAVVATLFAELLWSPAPRTYTALEWAPYDGWVRLRHQLAPHPNLLLIVRDRDSEQQFGAGPWDRRIPAQLITALHDAGAAAVGMDIPLDLPSPPNLGGAVSDALLMEAVKSAGTVAYPAFLPAALEQEPGVSVLPSNRLTSGRSAIQPTLDGDRIVRRAVLYHDSGSGELPSLGFSLAVAFWHIPLDRVERQSGRVMLRNVRLPDEETADLTIPLDHQGRLLINVTDSHLPGAFSTTTFLELSRMIDQKDDDRLNGLVKGKVVMLLSQPDPQPERTLPSGDATSDLLLQMHLLRTLLTQDWIRDLSPPQRLAVTFALCLCVAWMVLRWADWKGLLLGTGSLLLYLASSWVLLVTAHWVLPFIVPVTAAVIVLIATGLLGQVVAVRRIALLEQDMLRIQQDLVAVREALVYRETAVETLEEDLEAASTKLAADLQQQIAEAQAQEAATRRRMEELEGHLHSLQAATIRSEVLGNVEQEALRRECAQLGIVTGTSSILAMFRDLKKGAGSTVTVLITGEPGTGKELFARAVHRLSPRAAKPFITVNMAAISPELFESELFGHVRGSFTGAFTDRKGYFELAHNGTIFLDEIGDLRLDHQSKLLRVLQDRTFYPVGATTPTTVDVRIVAATHKDLQRGVSEGWFREDLYFRLKGLVLHLPPLRDRPEDIPQLTAACLQEASQQAHQEKVQLSEEALATLMQQPWKGNVRELRHCLEQAIALREGPIIMAADLRLSSWPALAVASTRAEPLLPDPAGDVAVLTHLRRNRFDMQATAKTLGWDRSTVTQRLKGLCFQALVESGGDQAKAASSLAGDPSLLRTVELKLMDYYGHLVETIRPFVTVDDALVDCKRRFKNLPERHFKSVEALVREHFNRCT